From Alteromonas australica, one genomic window encodes:
- the tyrS gene encoding tyrosine--tRNA ligase — MKDWQTALAEIKRGVDEILPEEDLIEKLKSGKTLTIKAGFDPTAPDLHLGHTVLINKLRTFQQLGHKVVFLIGDFTGLIGDPTGKNVTRKPLSKDQVLENAKTYQDQVFKILDKEKTEIRFNSEWMDELGAAGMIKLAASQTVARMLERDDFKKRYNNGQPIAIHEFLYPLVQGWDSVALKSDVELGGTDQRFNLLMGRELQKEQGITQQSIVMVPLLEGLDGVQKMSKSLNNYIGITDAPNEMFGKVMSISDDLMWRYYDLLSFRPLEEIAELKTRVEQGENPRDIKILLAKEIIARFHDEAAAEGAHQDFIQRFQKNAIPDDMPEIEIALGDEGIAIGNLLKEAKLVGSTSDAMRMIKQGAVKINGDKVEDTRLVIAEKGENVYQVGKRKFARITLA, encoded by the coding sequence ATGAAAGATTGGCAAACAGCGCTAGCTGAGATTAAACGGGGTGTAGATGAAATACTCCCCGAAGAGGATTTAATCGAAAAACTAAAATCCGGCAAAACCTTAACTATTAAAGCGGGTTTTGATCCAACTGCGCCTGATCTGCATCTTGGTCACACTGTTCTGATCAACAAGTTGCGTACATTCCAGCAACTTGGTCACAAGGTTGTTTTTCTTATTGGTGACTTTACTGGTCTTATCGGCGATCCTACAGGTAAAAATGTCACACGCAAGCCCCTAAGTAAAGATCAGGTATTAGAAAACGCAAAAACTTATCAAGATCAGGTGTTCAAAATCCTCGATAAAGAGAAAACTGAGATTCGGTTTAACTCTGAGTGGATGGACGAGTTAGGTGCTGCTGGCATGATTAAGTTGGCCGCTAGCCAAACCGTGGCGAGAATGCTTGAGCGTGATGACTTTAAAAAGCGTTACAACAATGGCCAACCTATTGCTATCCATGAGTTTCTCTACCCACTAGTGCAAGGGTGGGACTCAGTGGCTCTGAAATCTGATGTTGAACTTGGTGGTACTGATCAACGATTTAACCTGCTAATGGGACGTGAGCTTCAAAAAGAGCAAGGCATTACCCAACAATCTATTGTGATGGTACCGCTCCTTGAAGGCCTAGATGGCGTTCAGAAAATGTCTAAATCACTGAATAACTACATCGGTATCACAGACGCACCGAATGAGATGTTTGGTAAAGTGATGTCTATTTCCGATGATTTAATGTGGCGTTACTACGATTTGCTAAGCTTCCGTCCGCTTGAAGAAATTGCTGAGCTTAAAACGCGTGTGGAACAAGGTGAAAACCCACGAGACATCAAAATTTTGTTGGCGAAAGAAATTATTGCTCGTTTCCACGATGAAGCTGCTGCTGAAGGCGCGCATCAAGACTTTATCCAGCGCTTCCAGAAAAATGCAATCCCCGATGATATGCCAGAAATAGAGATTGCGTTAGGTGACGAAGGCATCGCTATTGGTAACCTTTTGAAAGAAGCTAAGCTAGTGGGTTCTACGTCAGATGCCATGCGCATGATTAAGCAAGGTGCCGTTAAAATTAACGGCGACAAAGTAGAAGATACCCGTTTAGTTATTGCTGAGAAAGGTGAAAACGTGTATCAGGTGGGTAAACGCAAGTTTGCGCGTATTACCCTAGCGTAA
- a CDS encoding DUF2721 domain-containing protein, with amino-acid sequence MKIDIATPAMLFPAISLLLLAYTNRFLTLATIIRNFSKEEADDNTQAQIKNLRLRIQLIKRMQIAGVGSFFLCVVSMLAIYLTYQQVGNWVFAASLVSLLYSLWMSVREILISVEALDVHLDGIKNAPTMKSRK; translated from the coding sequence ATGAAAATAGATATCGCAACACCAGCCATGTTGTTTCCGGCAATATCATTACTGTTGTTGGCGTACACCAATCGCTTTCTCACACTCGCCACCATTATTAGAAACTTTTCTAAAGAAGAAGCTGATGACAACACTCAAGCGCAAATTAAAAATCTTCGTTTACGAATACAGCTGATTAAGCGCATGCAGATAGCGGGTGTAGGAAGCTTTTTCTTGTGTGTAGTCTCTATGCTCGCTATTTACCTCACCTACCAGCAAGTTGGAAATTGGGTATTTGCAGCGAGTCTTGTGTCCTTATTGTATTCGTTATGGATGTCGGTAAGAGAAATTCTCATTTCCGTAGAAGCACTGGACGTTCATCTAGACGGTATTAAGAACGCACCTACTATGAAATCTCGAAAATAA
- a CDS encoding anhydro-N-acetylmuramic acid kinase: protein MAKFIGLMSGTSMDGVDAVLCEISEHECTTLGAYSLPYPESLLRALHALCVPSTDEVNTLAIADRWVAEVFAQAALGLLNKYQVSAKTICAIGSHGQTLRHYPNRDIQSAVFKPQDMRGFTCQIGDPSTIAALTNINVVADFRRKDIALGGQGAPLVPAYHAAVFSDPEKYRALVNIGGIANITVLPPCQSTKPPKGFDTGPGNTLMDHWIKRHQNLPYDEHGNWARQGQVHAELLARLLEDKYFALSPPKSTGREYFNPAWLANYLSQFNAPADKRQHPRQQGDANTSPSSIPPQDVQATLLSLTAQTIADDVARELNECGANDEKSDVVICGGGVFNLALMQQLKDRLPAYRVVTSEALGIHPQHVEGAAFAWLAYAYIHDIPGNIPAVTGASAATVLGGLYK, encoded by the coding sequence ATGGCTAAGTTCATTGGCCTTATGTCAGGTACCAGCATGGACGGCGTAGACGCCGTCCTTTGCGAAATATCTGAGCATGAATGTACAACGCTAGGCGCCTATTCTCTTCCCTACCCTGAGTCACTACTGCGTGCCCTACACGCCCTTTGCGTGCCCTCAACGGACGAAGTCAACACCCTTGCCATTGCCGATAGATGGGTAGCGGAAGTCTTTGCTCAGGCGGCTTTAGGACTTCTGAATAAGTATCAGGTTTCTGCAAAGACGATTTGCGCCATTGGTTCTCATGGCCAGACCCTTCGCCATTATCCAAATAGAGACATTCAATCGGCAGTATTTAAGCCGCAAGACATGCGTGGGTTCACTTGCCAAATTGGCGATCCAAGCACCATTGCTGCACTGACGAATATTAACGTGGTGGCCGACTTTCGCCGCAAAGATATTGCCCTTGGCGGGCAGGGTGCGCCTCTAGTGCCCGCCTACCATGCTGCGGTATTTTCTGACCCTGAAAAGTATCGCGCATTAGTGAATATTGGCGGCATCGCCAATATCACGGTTTTACCTCCCTGCCAGTCAACAAAACCGCCAAAGGGCTTCGATACTGGCCCAGGTAATACCCTCATGGATCATTGGATTAAACGGCACCAAAACCTGCCCTACGATGAGCATGGCAACTGGGCGCGGCAAGGCCAGGTGCATGCTGAGCTGTTAGCACGGCTGTTGGAAGATAAGTATTTTGCACTTTCCCCCCCTAAAAGTACGGGGCGTGAGTATTTTAATCCTGCATGGCTAGCCAACTACTTGTCACAATTTAATGCACCAGCAGACAAACGACAGCATCCCCGTCAGCAAGGAGACGCAAATACGTCCCCTTCCTCTATTCCCCCTCAAGATGTGCAAGCCACTTTGCTTTCACTGACCGCACAAACTATTGCTGATGATGTTGCTCGCGAACTTAACGAGTGTGGCGCCAATGACGAGAAAAGCGACGTCGTCATTTGCGGTGGAGGCGTATTTAATCTCGCCCTTATGCAACAGTTAAAAGACCGGCTTCCAGCCTATAGAGTTGTAACCAGCGAGGCGCTTGGCATACATCCTCAACACGTTGAAGGCGCCGCCTTTGCGTGGCTAGCCTATGCGTATATTCACGATATTCCCGGTAATATTCCCGCTGTCACTGGCGCATCTGCCGCAACGGTACTGGGCGGGTTATACAAATAA
- a CDS encoding right-handed parallel beta-helix repeat-containing protein, with translation MTSRIARKQALWISPMGALAIALSLVSVADAADTTQIPDKPTSPINLLDNETYDFGGRTIDGGNISDNGLFRCFNRRGVTIKNVTVTNSPRYALLARGCSSVTIENFKMKNMGSSVGGIRFDKGTENKTVTLNSIEADNVGGHAVELWDTNGFTIGTVKANNTDGCGLLLNRSRNGTVSRVEGDGNDQYGGYATFRVANNNGGNIQVGTVKSRNSGRGFFSVSGSHGTTVNYVDIASSNKEGIYIQDSSNTVVSSGKVRGTPNCRIRGGSGNSINADCGGNIAN, from the coding sequence ATGACTTCAAGAATCGCGAGAAAACAGGCTTTGTGGATATCCCCCATGGGTGCATTGGCAATTGCTCTGTCATTAGTGAGTGTGGCTGATGCAGCGGACACGACTCAAATACCAGATAAACCCACGTCGCCAATTAATTTGCTCGACAATGAAACCTATGATTTTGGTGGAAGAACTATTGACGGTGGCAACATTTCCGATAATGGCTTGTTTCGCTGCTTTAACCGGCGTGGCGTAACGATAAAAAACGTCACTGTAACTAACAGTCCCCGTTATGCCCTGCTCGCTAGAGGCTGCAGCAGTGTCACTATTGAGAATTTTAAGATGAAGAATATGGGGAGCAGCGTAGGTGGCATCAGATTCGATAAAGGCACAGAAAATAAGACCGTGACCTTGAACAGTATTGAAGCTGATAATGTTGGCGGGCATGCTGTAGAACTATGGGATACTAATGGTTTCACGATTGGTACGGTTAAAGCAAACAATACCGATGGCTGCGGATTACTTCTCAACCGAAGTCGAAACGGAACTGTGTCTAGGGTAGAAGGCGATGGAAACGATCAATATGGTGGTTATGCTACCTTCAGAGTCGCGAATAATAATGGCGGTAACATTCAAGTTGGTACAGTCAAATCGCGCAATTCAGGCCGGGGGTTCTTTAGTGTTAGTGGTTCCCACGGTACCACGGTTAACTATGTCGATATCGCCTCTAGTAACAAAGAAGGTATTTACATCCAAGACTCGTCTAACACGGTCGTAAGTAGTGGAAAGGTACGAGGAACCCCTAACTGCAGAATAAGGGGGGGCTCTGGCAACAGCATTAACGCAGATTGTGGTGGCAATATTGCAAACTGA
- a CDS encoding rhodanese-like domain-containing protein, translating into MRFVIAFCVVFVAVSLFVSLQCTAKARAQQTSVATSPFLMERVKNNDWMLIDVRSPKAFANGHIPGAINMPHERINDYLSELEQHKGKPIIIYCQSGQKAHIAMKMLEEMDFSEVMHFEGDMLGWNEIGATIDRM; encoded by the coding sequence ATGCGTTTTGTAATAGCTTTCTGCGTTGTTTTTGTTGCTGTTTCACTGTTTGTGTCACTTCAGTGCACTGCCAAAGCACGCGCACAACAAACATCAGTAGCCACCTCCCCTTTTCTTATGGAGAGGGTGAAGAATAACGATTGGATGCTTATTGACGTTCGTTCTCCAAAGGCCTTTGCAAACGGCCATATTCCAGGCGCAATCAACATGCCTCACGAGCGCATCAACGATTACCTAAGCGAACTGGAGCAACACAAAGGTAAACCCATTATCATCTATTGTCAGTCAGGCCAAAAAGCACATATTGCTATGAAGATGCTCGAAGAAATGGATTTTAGTGAGGTGATGCATTTTGAGGGCGACATGTTGGGCTGGAATGAAATAGGCGCAACGATAGATAGAATGTAA
- a CDS encoding response regulator, whose translation MSGEKKTVLVVDDTPENIDLLSAVLSPYFKVKAAMNGALAIKIAQGKNKPDIILLDVMMPDLDGYEVCRRLKKDVSTAAIPVIFVTAKSEIEDEQKGFDLGAADYIAKPISPPIVVSRVKAQIALYDQARHLEALVAQRTEDLHHTRLEIIRRLGKAAEYKDNETGMHVIRMSYFSKFLAEKLDVSEEWIDLLHNAAPMHDVGKIGIPDSILLKPGRLDPQEWEIMQKHAQFGCEIIGDSDEPLLNMAREIALYHHEKWDGSGYPQGIKGEAIPLSARIVAITDVFDALTSERPYKKAWSEERAIALIESEAGKHFDPTLVPLFLECLEEIREIQTRFGDEIFAAHK comes from the coding sequence TTGTCAGGAGAAAAGAAAACCGTTCTGGTTGTAGACGATACCCCGGAAAATATCGACCTACTATCAGCTGTACTTAGCCCTTATTTTAAAGTTAAAGCTGCCATGAACGGTGCCTTAGCGATTAAGATTGCGCAGGGTAAAAACAAACCCGATATTATTCTCCTTGACGTCATGATGCCCGACCTGGACGGCTATGAAGTTTGCCGCCGCCTAAAAAAGGATGTGTCTACCGCCGCAATTCCTGTCATTTTTGTCACCGCAAAAAGTGAAATTGAAGACGAGCAAAAGGGCTTCGATTTAGGCGCTGCCGACTATATCGCCAAACCAATAAGCCCGCCCATCGTCGTGTCGAGAGTTAAAGCTCAGATTGCACTTTACGATCAGGCGCGTCACCTTGAAGCACTTGTTGCACAGCGCACAGAAGACTTGCACCACACGCGTCTTGAGATTATTCGTCGCTTAGGCAAAGCTGCAGAATACAAAGATAACGAAACCGGCATGCACGTTATTCGCATGAGTTACTTCAGCAAATTCCTCGCTGAAAAATTAGATGTGTCTGAAGAATGGATAGACCTTCTTCATAACGCTGCCCCTATGCATGATGTGGGAAAAATAGGTATTCCTGATTCAATTTTGCTAAAGCCAGGCAGGCTTGATCCACAAGAGTGGGAGATCATGCAAAAACATGCGCAGTTCGGATGCGAAATTATCGGCGATAGTGACGAACCCTTGCTAAATATGGCTAGAGAAATCGCGCTTTATCACCATGAAAAATGGGATGGAAGTGGTTACCCTCAGGGTATAAAAGGAGAGGCTATTCCGCTTTCTGCACGAATTGTAGCGATTACCGATGTATTTGATGCGCTAACGAGTGAGCGCCCCTACAAAAAAGCGTGGAGCGAAGAACGCGCAATTGCACTGATAGAATCTGAAGCTGGTAAGCATTTCGACCCTACTCTTGTTCCCCTGTTTTTAGAATGTTTAGAAGAAATTAGGGAAATACAAACACGTTTCGGCGACGAGATATTTGCAGCGCACAAATAA
- a CDS encoding DUF1428 domain-containing protein: MSYIDGFVVAVPTENKQAYLEHAKLAGSIFKEYGALQIIEAWGDDVPSGEITSFPLAVKAKDDETVVFSIAIWPSKEVRDSGWQKIMDDPRMQEGENPMPFDGKRLIYGGFEPLLTL; encoded by the coding sequence ATGTCCTACATAGACGGTTTTGTCGTAGCGGTACCCACTGAAAATAAACAAGCCTACCTTGAACACGCTAAGTTGGCAGGCAGTATCTTTAAAGAATACGGCGCACTTCAAATCATAGAAGCTTGGGGCGACGATGTACCAAGTGGAGAGATAACCTCCTTCCCCCTTGCAGTGAAGGCAAAAGATGATGAAACCGTTGTATTCTCCATTGCAATATGGCCCTCTAAAGAGGTGAGGGACTCTGGTTGGCAGAAAATTATGGATGACCCCAGAATGCAAGAGGGAGAAAACCCCATGCCATTCGACGGTAAACGATTAATTTATGGCGGCTTTGAGCCTTTGCTGACACTTTAG
- a CDS encoding OapA family protein, giving the protein MRKKLDASKALNLFKKLPKQHRTGIAVASLFLGTLILLPSESVEASRHQEAYILDAGVRYPVELHITPSTDVLTGEEESSWQTYKVRSGDTLAKLFKRAGFTSRDVYNVTQAGELTKTLVTLLPGDELSFKTNKEGGFGELKYKLSSTETLFVRPDSSKDNAPLVAELEKRDVDIRYNFAQGEIHSSFWNAAVTAGLTSNQIMNLAGIFGWDIDFAMEIRSGDTFNVVFEEQYIDGEFVGYGDIVAAEFTNQGELFSAILHEDGTYYTPEGRSMRKSFLRAPVNFRYVSSNFTKARFHPVQKRWKAHRGTDYVAAVGTPVMAAGDGKVIKSGYDKYNGHHVFVQHGEKYTTKYLHFKKRAVKVGDTVKQGQTVGYLGSTGMVTGAHLHYEFLVDGVHRNPRTVELPKAQPIAKEERARFMEIVDVRQQQLNNNKRIMLAMK; this is encoded by the coding sequence ATGAGAAAGAAATTAGACGCCTCAAAGGCGCTGAATCTATTTAAAAAATTACCCAAGCAGCATAGAACAGGCATCGCCGTAGCGAGCTTATTTCTAGGCACGCTGATTCTTTTACCGTCAGAATCGGTAGAAGCCAGTCGTCATCAAGAAGCCTATATTCTTGATGCGGGTGTTCGCTATCCAGTAGAGCTTCATATCACCCCCTCTACCGATGTATTAACCGGTGAAGAAGAGTCTAGCTGGCAAACGTACAAAGTGAGAAGTGGCGACACCTTAGCTAAGCTTTTCAAACGTGCAGGCTTTACTTCTCGTGACGTGTATAACGTGACTCAAGCTGGCGAATTGACGAAAACTCTCGTGACCTTGTTGCCTGGTGATGAACTTTCCTTCAAAACGAATAAAGAAGGCGGGTTTGGCGAGTTAAAGTATAAGCTGTCTTCAACAGAGACCTTGTTTGTACGTCCAGACTCGTCAAAGGACAATGCGCCTTTGGTGGCTGAACTTGAAAAGCGAGATGTAGATATTCGATACAATTTTGCCCAAGGTGAAATTCACTCAAGTTTTTGGAACGCTGCCGTAACAGCCGGACTTACCAGCAACCAAATTATGAATCTTGCGGGTATATTCGGTTGGGATATCGACTTTGCCATGGAAATTCGTTCTGGCGATACCTTCAATGTGGTATTCGAAGAACAATACATTGATGGTGAGTTTGTCGGTTACGGCGATATCGTGGCCGCTGAATTTACCAACCAAGGTGAGCTTTTTAGTGCCATTTTGCATGAAGACGGCACCTACTATACCCCGGAAGGACGCAGTATGCGTAAGAGTTTCTTACGCGCACCGGTAAACTTCAGGTATGTGAGTTCTAACTTTACTAAAGCGCGTTTCCATCCAGTGCAAAAACGCTGGAAGGCACACCGTGGCACCGATTACGTTGCGGCAGTCGGCACGCCGGTTATGGCTGCCGGTGATGGTAAAGTCATTAAATCAGGCTACGATAAATACAATGGTCACCATGTGTTTGTTCAGCATGGGGAAAAGTACACCACCAAGTACCTGCATTTTAAGAAACGTGCGGTAAAAGTGGGCGACACGGTTAAGCAAGGGCAAACGGTTGGGTATTTGGGTAGCACGGGTATGGTGACTGGCGCGCACTTACACTATGAATTCTTAGTGGATGGTGTACACAGAAACCCGCGTACGGTGGAATTGCCCAAAGCGCAGCCTATTGCTAAAGAAGAGCGTGCAAGATTTATGGAAATTGTCGACGTTCGCCAACAGCAACTTAACAACAACAAGCGCATTATGCTTGCGATGAAGTAA